The Tamandua tetradactyla isolate mTamTet1 chromosome 5, mTamTet1.pri, whole genome shotgun sequence genome window below encodes:
- the LRCOL1 gene encoding leucine-rich colipase-like protein 1, giving the protein PNGYSCLDHSECQSGCCVRHHYSPQWFCTPKTIFFQCVPWRKPDGDFCNNHGECRSKCCLRRTEASSSRCTPRSGILAQCLPLVSPGGARLLKPP; this is encoded by the exons CCCAACGGGTACAGCTGCCTGGACCACTCCGAGTGCCAGAGCGGCTGCTGCGTCCGGCACCACTACAGTCCTCAGTGGTTCTGCACGCCCAAGACCATTTTCTTCCAGTGCGTGCCCTGGCGCAAG CCGGACGGAGACTTCTGCAACAATCACGGCGAGTGCAGGAGCAAGTGCTGCCTCCGGCGCACGGAAGCCAGCAGCTCGCGCTGCACCCCCAGGAGCGGGATCCTcgcccagtgcctgcccctggtGAGCCCTGGCGGGGCCCGGCTCCTCAAACCCCCCTGA